CAGGATGTCTAGAATCATGCGGTCTACCCGGTCCAGTTTACGCATTTGTTATTTCCTCTCTTTTTTAAATTCGCACGATAAAATTGGCTGATTCACTGGATTAATCCTCATAAAACAGTGAAATTCACTATTTAACCAAAAATATACTAGTGAAATAAACTATAAATGTCATTGAGGATCATGTCATGCGCGTTATTGTACTGGGTGGTGGAGTCATTGGAGTCACAAGTGCCTACTATCTTGCACAGCAGGGAGCAGAGGTCACTGTTCTTGATCGCCAGGCAGGGCCGGCTGAAGAGACCAGTTTTGGTAATGCCGGCCAGATTTCTCCAGGCTATTCGACGCCATGGGCCGCACCTGGTATTCCGTTTAAAGCTGTGCAGTGGATGTTTCAGCATCATGCGCCACTGGCCATTAATGTCGATGGCAGCTTGTGGCAGCTGAAATGGATGGCGCAAATGCTGAAAAACTGTAATGCCCAGCATTATGCCGTCAATAAAGAACGTATGGTGCGCGTGGCAGAATATAGCCGTGACTGTTTGCGCAATTTGCGTCGTGATATCGGTATTTCTTATGAAAACCGCTCTAAAGGAACCTTACAGATCTTCCGTAAAGAGGCACAAGTAGAGGCAGTCCAGCGAGATATTGAAGTCCTGAAAGAAACGGGTGTTGAATTTGAGCTGCTAGACCGCGATGGACTGGCCAAGGTTGAACCTGCTCTGGCCGAAGCCAAGGACAAACTGGTGGGTGGTCTGCATTTGCCGAATGATGAAACCGGGGATTGCTACCTGTTTACCAATGCGCTTGCAAATTATGCCAAGGGTATGGGGGTTGAATTTCGCTTTAATCAGAATGTTGAAAAACTGATTGTGGAAGGGGATCAAATCAAAGGTGTTATGGTGAATGGCAAGGTGCTGACTGCTGACAAATATGTGCTGGCTTTTGGTAGTTATTCACGTGATTTCTTAAAACCATTGCATCTGGATTTACCGGTTTATCCGGTGAAAGGTTATTCACTGACCATTCCGATTGTGGATGCTGCTCATGCACCTGAATCGACAGTGCTGGATGAAACCTACAAGATTGCCCTGACCCGTTTTGACCAGCGTATCCGGGTGGGTGGTATGGCAGAACTGACCGGCTTTAATTTAGGCCTAAATGAAGATCGCCGTGCGACTCTGGAAATGGTGACTCGTGACCTGTTCCCGGGTGGAGACATGGAGCAGGCCAGTTTCTGGACTGGTTTACGTCCAATGACGCCGGACAGTACCCCGATTATTGGTGAAACCCGTTATAAAAACCTGTTCCTGAATACCGGACACGGAACTTTGGGCTGGACTATGGCATGTGGTTCAGGAAAGCTGATTAGTGATCTGGTGTTGGGTCAAACGCCTGAAATCAGTACTGAGGGCTTGTCGCTGAACCGTTATCAGCAGGCAGCTTAAGCAGTTTTTAAGGATTTTTGGATTCAGGGAAGCGAGTTATGCCACGTCCAATTCACGCGGTTATTCATCAACAGGCGCTAAAACATAACCTGAAAGTCGCCCGTTCCTTTGCAGCCCAAAGTCAGGTCTTTGCCGTGGTTAAGGCAGATGCCTATGGGCACGGCATTGAGCGGGTATATCCGGCCTTGCAACAGGCGGATGGCTTTGCCTTTCTAGATATTGCTGAAGGCAAACGTCTCAGAGCCTTGGGCTGCGACAAACCGCTATTATTGCTCGAAGGTATCTTTGGTCTAGAAGATTTATTTGACTGTGCCAAGTATGCAATGGCCTTTGCCATTCATGCTCCGCATCAGCTGGAATGGCTTAAATCATTTGTCAGTCTGCAACCAGAAGCTCAGTTGGATGTATTTCTGAAAATGAATAGCGGCATGAACCGGCTCGGATTTCTGCCCGAACAATATGCCGCAGTATTTCAAGAACTGCAAAGCATCCGGCAGATACGCTCAATTAGCCATATGACGCATTTCTCTGATGCCGATAGCATGCGCTTGGGCCGAGAGGGCATTGAACATCAGCAACTGGTTTTTGCTCAAACGACCCAAGGTCTGCCGGGCAAAATCTCGCTGAGCAATAGCGCAGCTATTCTCCGGCATCAGCAGCTGCATTCAGATATCGTGCGTAGCGGTATTATGCTCTATGGCAGTTCACCGGACTATCCGGCGCATAGTATCGAGCACTGGAATTTGCAACCGGCCATGAGTCTGCGCAGTGAACTGATTGCTGTGCAGCAGGTGCCAGCCGGCAATACGATTGGTTATGGCTCCAGTTTTGTGGTCGAGCAGGACATGCAGGTCGGAATTGTGGCCTGTGGCTATGCGGATGGTTATCAGCGCATTACCCAAACCGGAACTCCAGTTCTGGTCGATGGGATTAGAACCCGAACCCTGGGCCGGGTCAGTATGGATATGCTGGCTGTTGATCTGGGGCCTGTTCCGCAGGCACAGCCCGGAAGTGAAGTGGTGCTGTGGGGGCAGTCTGTTAAGGGGGCTGTTTTGCCCATTGATGAGGTGGCAGCAGGGTCAGGCACTGTAGGTTATGAACTTATGTGTGCTATCACAGCGCGGGTGCCTATCCAAATAGACGCCTGCAAATTTTAAAATATCAAATGCAAACCGAGGAGCAATTCATGACGGAACATGCAAATATTCAACGTTTAAACAGCAATCAGGTCATGAGTGCTGTGACCATTCATCAGCAGACAGTTTATCTGTCAGGCCAGGTACCGGACAGTACCCATCTTGATATTGAGGGTCAGACTAAAGAAGTGCTGGCCAAGATTGATCAGTTGCTGGAACTGGCAGGGACGGATAAAAGCCGTCTGTTGTCTGCACAGCTATTTGTGAAAAATCTGGCAGATTTTCCACAGGTGAATGCACTCTGGATTAACTGGATGGAAGGTTGTGGTACACCTGCGCGTGCCACCATTCAGGCCGATCTGGTTAATCCTGACTGGTTGATCGAGATTGCGGTGATCGCAGCTCAAGCCTAGATAGAACTATGGTTTTATATCGGTTAGTAAATAACTGCAGTACATTAGACAGGCTCAAGCTCACTCCTTTGGGGTGAGCAGCATTAACTCTTCAGTTCAGGATCGAATTTGAAGAGTTTTTTTGTAAGTCCTGTAGATGTTTAAAAGGATGTTCAGATATGAAAACACCTCCCCGTACTGACGCGACGCAAGCGTCTCCCCATGAGTTGCAACGTAAACTCTCCAACCGGCATCTACAATTAATTGCGATTGGCGGCGCCATTGGAACAGGCCTGTTTATGGGTTCTGGTAAAACCATTGCGCTGGCAGGCCCTTCAATTTTATTTATCTACATGATCATTGGGGCAATGTTTTTTTTTCTGATGCGCGCATTAGGGGAAATTCTGCTATCCAATCTGCACTATAAATCTTTTATTGATATGGCGCATGACCTGATTGGTCCGGGTGCCGGTTATTATATTGGCTGGTCTTACTGGCTGGGCTGGGTTTTGGTCGGTATTGCCGATCTGGCCGCGATTATCAATTATCTGAACTTCTGGTTGCCACCTGATATGGTCTTTACCCCTTTGGGGCAAGCGCTGATCAGTGCGGGTTGTGTACTCCTGGTACTTGGAATTAACTTGCTTACAGTCAAACTGTTTGGCGAAATTGAATTCTGGTTTGCCCTGATCAAGATTCTGGCTATTCTGGGTCTGATTGCCATCGGTGGCTATATGATCTTTAGTAATTTTCAGACACCTGGTGGTTCGGTTGCCAGCTTGAGTAATGTCTGGGTACATGACGGTATGTTCCCGAAAGGAGCCATGGGCTTCCTGGCTGGCTTCCAGATTGCCATGTTTGCCTTTGTTGGGGTGGAGCTGTTAGGAACAATGGCGGCTGAAACCAAGGATCCTGAAAAGAATCTGCCGAAAGCCGTGAATGCAATCCCGACACGAATTATCCTGTTTTATGTACTGTCTTTACTGGTTATTATGTCAGTGACCCCATGGGTAGAAATTCCAGCCGATCAAAGCCCATTTGTGACGCTGTTTCTGCATGCAGGTATTCCTGTTTCAGCGATTATCATGAACCTGGTAGTGCTGTCTTCGGTCATGTCTTCCATGAATAGTGGAGTATTTTCCACCAGCCGTATGCTGTTTGGTTTGGCACGTGGCGGACAGGCACCTCAGGGGCTGGCTGAGCTTTCCAAGCGCGCAGTTCCGGCTAAAGGCCTCCTATTTTCCTGTGGTTTTATTATGGCCGGTGCGGTATTTCAGTATTTTGTGCCGAATACCATGGAAGCCTTTACCTTGGCGAGTGCGCTCTGTGTCATCCTGTTTATCAGTATCTGGAGTCTGATCATGGTGTGTTATATCCGCTACCGCAAGCAGCAGCCAGAAAAGCATGAAGCGTCCAGCTTTAAAATGCCCGGTGGTATCTGGATGTCTTATATCGTGCTGATCTTTTTGTTCTTCGCGCTGGTCATTCTTAGCCTGGAACCGGATACCATGAAGGCCCTCATGATTAGTCCGCTCTGGCTGATGATTTTATTTGCGACTTATCACCTGTTATACAAACCACGTGCACGCAAGCGTCAACAGCTACTCTCTGGAGAGTAACGGTTAAATAAAAAAATCCCCGAATGATCGGGGATTTTTTTATTTTGTTATGACATTAGAAGACGGGTTTAACCACCACCAGAATCACCACTGCAAATAGAATGAAGGTCGGCATTTCATTAAAAAAACGCCAAAATTTATGGGACTTGTAATGCGCATTTTTCATCAGTTGCTTGCGGTAATAACCACAAACCAGATGGTAAATCACCAGTAAGCCGACCAGACCCACTTTTAGGTAAAACCATAAGGCTTCATGATAGTGGCGCGTTGCATCGCCCCAATCTACCAAAAAGTGTGCGGTAATTAAGGTGGCGATCATTGCAGGCCACATAATGCCGCGGTACAGCTTGCGTTCCATGATCTGGAAGCGTTGATGGCTTATCGCATCTTCACTCATTGCATGGTAGACATAAAGCCGTGGTAAGTAGAACAGGGCAGCGAACCAGCATACCACAGCAATAATATGTAATGCTTTTACCCACAAGAAAGCATCAGAAGGAGCATCCATCAAGTCACCCTATTTGGGGCAGCTTAACCTTCCCATTTCTTGAGAACGAGACAGGCATTTACGCCGCCGAAACCGAAACTATTACTCATCACAGTATTCAGTTTTGCATCACGTTTTTCAAGTACGATATCAAATGGTTTTGCGCCTTCATCCAGTTCAGTCACGTTGATGTTTGGTGCAATAAAGTCATTCTGCATCATCAGAACTGAGTAAATGGCTTCCTGAACACCCGCTGCACCTAAGCTATGACCGGTCATGGATTTAGTTGAACTCAGTGGAGGAACCTGACCTTCACCAAATGCACGCTCCATTGCTTTAAGTTCGGTCACGTCACCCGCTGGTGTAGAAGTACCATGTGTATTCACATAGTCGATTTTATCGACACCATGTTGCTTGGCTTCTTCCAGTGCCATCAGGATACAGCGTGTTGCACCTTCACCACTTGGGGCAACCATATCCGCACCATCAGAGTTAGCCGCATACGCCACCACTTCTGCCAGAATATTGGCACCACGCGCCTGCGCATGTTCCAGAGACTCAAGCACTACGAAACCGCCACCGCCAGCAATGACGAAGCCGTCACGGTCTGCCGAGTATGGACGTGAAGCTGTTTCAGGCGTGTCGTTATATTTAGAGCACAGCGCACCCATTGCATCAAACAGCAAGCTTTGTGACCAGTGATCTTCTTCACCGCCACCAGCCAGCATCAGGTCCTGTTTGCCCAGCTGAATCAGGTTGTACGCATAACCAATGGCATCGGCAGAGGTTGCGCATGCGCTGGTGATTGAATGTGCCACACCTTGAAGTTTTAGAGCCACGCCCACGTTTGCTGTAATCGTATTGGACATGTTGCGTGGTACGAAGAACGGACCAACTTTACGTGCGCCTTTTTCTTCCAGCAGTTTAACCATTTCTACAACAGATGCCGTCGAGTTGCCACCAGAACCGCCTGCAATACCATAACGCGGGTTATTGGCCAGGTCTTCTTGTTTTAAGCCCGCATGTTCAACTGCTGCGATAGCCGTGTTATAAGCATACATGGCGCAGACGCCCATAAAGCGTTTCAGTTTACGGTCGATTCCATCGAAATCCTGTTCAGCAGCTGCACTGACATGGCTTTTAAAATTCAGTTCGGCATAAGTCGGGTTAAAACGTGTTCCTGAAATCCCGTTTTGTAAAGAATGGTTTACATCCTCTAATGTATTACCGATGCACGAGTTAATACCCATACCAGTGATGACAACACGTTTCATCTACAGATCCTTATAGTTTATCTCTGGGTCAGAGGGAGATATTTGGCCTTGTAAAAACAGCGAAATATGGCGCTGACACCTGTTTCACGATGGTGAACATCATAGCAGAAAGGTTTTTGAAATCTTATGGCAAATGTTATGCCGTGTGACAGTGAATTGAGTTCATAAAGTGTCGTATAGGGCTTTTACCAAATGAAACAGAATAAGGTTGAGATAAATGCTGACTACACCTAGTATTTATACCAAATACAAGCACGTGCATGCTGAGGTGGAAAATGGGAAATGCTAATAATAAATCATCTAATGGTCTGATTTCGAATGCGTTTGGAGTGGCGAAAAAGTTCAGCTCAACAGGATTGGATCTGTTACATCATGTCGCACCTGATTCGGTTACTAAAGTCGGTAAAGTTTTAAATAATAATTCTATAATTGAGGGTTCAGCCAAAGTGAAAAGTCCGTTTACAGCAAAAAAATATGAAAATCCAAAGCAGATGTTGCGTGAGCATCTCCCGAATGTTTCCCGTCAGTTATTGGGCCGTCGCTTTAATACCGTCAATAACGTGGCACATTTTGTTTCTCCGCAGCTTACTGAAAAAGTATCGGATTATTTCTTTGACCATTTAAATCATTTCAGTAACCAGATGAGTTCAGTTGATGCCATTCTGGATGAAGCAGGTGCACGAGAGCTGGAAGAGCTGACTCAGGACATAGACCGCTCAAAGCGTCTTTCTCAGGCTTTTGGCGAACAGAATAAATGGATTGCTACGCTACAGGGTGCAGTGACTGGTACCACAGGTGTCGTGGGAACGGCAATTGATATTCCCGCGTCGTTATTACTGGCTTTACGTACCATTTATCAGGTGGGCCGTTCTTATGGTTTCGACCTGAATAAAGAAGATGACCAAGAAATCGTCCAGCATATTTTTAAACAGATTGATCTCAGCCTGATTGCAGAAAAACAGACCTTGCTGCTCGGTCTGAAAGCCATCAGCAATACCCTTAAAACTCATGATCTTTCTCAATTACAGAACATGCTGGGCTCGGATAATGATATCGAAGCTCTGAAAAAATGGCTCAGTAAAGAAGATGGCAGCATGAAATGGGACTGGATGAACCATATATCGAAGTTTTCTATTCTAGAGCAGTTAACCAGGCTGACTCCACTGGCTAGTGCGGGAATTGGTGCAGTATATAGCCATCGTTTTGTGGATGATGTGAATCAAAAAGCTCAGGACGTTTTCTCGCATGCACGTCAGTATCTGTTACAGCATCAGGATACCAGTTTATCGCCATATTCAGCTTATGAAAAAGCGATGAGTCTGTTAGAGCAGGCTGCACCGAAATTACTGGAAAAAAATGATGCGGAGGAGGTTGCTCCTGCCCCAGACAAGCCAGTTTTAGATAAAGAAATTACGCTTGAAGGAAATGATCATATCACTCAGGTGAAGCTGGTTAAAAAACAACAACAGGATTTGAGCCCTGAAGATGCTGAAGTGAAAGAAGATGAAAAAGTCAGAGAAGGGCTGGATAAACTAACAGATCAATTGGTTGAGCCGGTAGCAGATAAACACATGCAGCAGCCTGCAATTCCTAAAGATGCTTTTGATGCGGATGCCGCCTTGGACGAAGAGTTGGGCCTGCCATCAGAAAATACTGAAAGTATTGAAACTGTTACTACAGCAGAAAATATCGATGCGGCGGAACAGAAGGATCAGGCAGTGGAGGCTAAGCAGCCGCAAGCTACCGAGAAAGCTGAAGATGTTACAAAAAATAGTGCTAAAAAATCAAAAAACAAGCAGTAAATGATGCTGTAATGAATAGTGTAAGTCTTGAACTTATCGGACTTTGTCTGGCACAGATATATTGACCGATTTTCCATCTTGACTTACAATTGCATGCCCTCAAAAAGTAGTAGTTTTTTGGGGCTTTTTATTAACGGGAGAATTGCCACATGGCAACAACAAATCAGTTGATCCGCAAGGGTCGTACGACTTTAGTTGAAAAATCTAAAGTTCCTGCGTTAAAGGCTTGTCCACAACGCCGTGGTGTTTGTACACGTGTTTACACAACTACACCTAAAAAACCTAACTCAGCAATGCGTAAAGTTTGCCGTGTTCGCTTAACTTCAGGTTTTGAAGTTTCTAGCTACATCGGTGGTGAAGGCCATAACCTACAAGAGCACAGTGTTGTTCTGATCCGTGGTGGTCGTGTTAAAGATTTACCAGGTGTACGTTACCATACTGTTCGTGGTTCTTTAGACTGTGCTGGTGTTAAAGATCGTAACCAGTCTCGCTCTAAATACGGTACTAAACGTCCTAAGAAATAATTGTTTAAGAACAATTTTCTAAGACTGTAGAACCGTAATCCTTTATCGTCTCGCTTGTCTGATTTCTTCATTTAATTTTGTGAAAATTCAAGCGACGTGTAGTAAGGCCAGCGAATGCACATGACACTTTGTGCTACTGCTGGATTAACCTGAAGTGTCATATATATAGGTAGTTTAAAATGCCAAGACGTCGCGTAGTTGCTGCTCGTGAAATCCTTCCGGATCCTAAGTTCAGCAGCCAAACAATCGCTAAATTCATGAACCACGTAATGCAAGATGGTAAAAAATCTATTGCTGAAAGTATCGTTTACGGTGCTTTAGAACGCGTTCAAGAAAAATCTAAAGTAGACCCGGTTGAGTTTTTTGAAGCTACGCTTGAAAAAGTTCGTCCTATGGTCGAAGTAAAAGCACGCCGTGTTGGTGGTGCTACTTATCAAGTTCCTATGGAAGTACGCCCATCCCGTCGTACTGCTCTAGCGATGCGTTGGTTGGTAGATGCTGCTGCTAAGCGTTCTGAAAAAACTATGGCTTTACGTCTTGCTGGCGAGTTGCTTGATGCATCTGAAGGCAAAGGCGCAGCGGTTAAAAAACGTGAAGATGTGCATCGTATGGCTGAAGCCAACAAAGCCTTCTCTCACTACCGTTTCTAAGCACATAAAACAGGCCCTAATCAGGAAGATGACAACACTGCTTTCACGCAATTGTCATCAAAGCGCTTTAAGTTGCTAGCAGCTTAAAGCGTCCTGTTTTAAACAACAAAATTTAGGAATGCTAGAAATCATGGCACGTCAAACCCCAATTTCTCGTTACCGTAACATTGGTATTTCTGCGCACATCGACGCAGGTAAAACAACTACCTCTGAACGTATTTTGTTCTATACAGGTGAGAGCCACAAACTAGGTGAAACTCACGAAGGTTCAGCAACGACTGACTGGATGGAACAAGAGCAAGAACGTGGTATTACCATTACCTCAGCAGCTGTAACATGCTTCTGGAAAGGTATGGCTAACCAGTTCGACCAACACCGTATTAACGTAATTGACACCCCGGGACACGTTGACTTCACGATTGAAGTTGAGCGTTCTATGCGTGTTCTTGACGGTGCGTGTATGGTTTACTGTGCTGTAGGTGGTGTACAGCCTCAGTCTGAAACTGTATGGCGTCAAGCAAACAAATATGGCGTTCCACGTCTTGCATTTATCAACAAGATGGACCGTACTGGCGCGAACTTCTTCCGCGTTATCGAGCAAATGAAAACTCGTCTTGGTGCGAATCCAGTACCAGTTGTTGTTCCAGTGGGCGCAGAAGAAAACTTCACTGGTGTTGTTGACTTGATCGAAATGAAGTCAATCATCTGGGATGAAGCTTCTCAAGGTATGAAGTTTGAATACGGCGAGATTCCTGCTGAACTTCAAGCGACTGCTGAAGAGTGGCGTACTAACATGGTTGAAGCTGCTGCTGAAGCATCAGAAGAACTCATGGATAAATACCTGGAAGAAGGTGATCTTTCTAAAGAAGACATCGTTGCAGGTTTACGTACTCGTACATTAGCTTGTGAAATTCAACCGGCAATGTGTGGTTCAGCATTCAAAAACAAAGGTGTTCAACGTATGTTGGACGCGGTGATTGAATTCTTGCCAGCACCGACTGACGTTGCAGCGATTAAGGGTATCCTTAACGACAAAGACGAAACTGAAGCGTCTCGTGAAGCGTCTGATGATGCACCGTTCTCTGCGCTTGCGTTCAAAATCATGAACGACAAATTCGTAGGTAACTTAACCTTCGTACGTGTTTACTCTGGTGTTCTAAAAGCGGGTAGCCCGTGTTAT
The nucleotide sequence above comes from Acinetobacter sp. 10FS3-1. Encoded proteins:
- a CDS encoding D-amino acid dehydrogenase, with product MRVIVLGGGVIGVTSAYYLAQQGAEVTVLDRQAGPAEETSFGNAGQISPGYSTPWAAPGIPFKAVQWMFQHHAPLAINVDGSLWQLKWMAQMLKNCNAQHYAVNKERMVRVAEYSRDCLRNLRRDIGISYENRSKGTLQIFRKEAQVEAVQRDIEVLKETGVEFELLDRDGLAKVEPALAEAKDKLVGGLHLPNDETGDCYLFTNALANYAKGMGVEFRFNQNVEKLIVEGDQIKGVMVNGKVLTADKYVLAFGSYSRDFLKPLHLDLPVYPVKGYSLTIPIVDAAHAPESTVLDETYKIALTRFDQRIRVGGMAELTGFNLGLNEDRRATLEMVTRDLFPGGDMEQASFWTGLRPMTPDSTPIIGETRYKNLFLNTGHGTLGWTMACGSGKLISDLVLGQTPEISTEGLSLNRYQQAA
- the alr gene encoding alanine racemase — protein: MPRPIHAVIHQQALKHNLKVARSFAAQSQVFAVVKADAYGHGIERVYPALQQADGFAFLDIAEGKRLRALGCDKPLLLLEGIFGLEDLFDCAKYAMAFAIHAPHQLEWLKSFVSLQPEAQLDVFLKMNSGMNRLGFLPEQYAAVFQELQSIRQIRSISHMTHFSDADSMRLGREGIEHQQLVFAQTTQGLPGKISLSNSAAILRHQQLHSDIVRSGIMLYGSSPDYPAHSIEHWNLQPAMSLRSELIAVQQVPAGNTIGYGSSFVVEQDMQVGIVACGYADGYQRITQTGTPVLVDGIRTRTLGRVSMDMLAVDLGPVPQAQPGSEVVLWGQSVKGAVLPIDEVAAGSGTVGYELMCAITARVPIQIDACKF
- a CDS encoding RidA family protein — encoded protein: MTEHANIQRLNSNQVMSAVTIHQQTVYLSGQVPDSTHLDIEGQTKEVLAKIDQLLELAGTDKSRLLSAQLFVKNLADFPQVNALWINWMEGCGTPARATIQADLVNPDWLIEIAVIAAQA
- a CDS encoding amino acid permease; this translates as MKTPPRTDATQASPHELQRKLSNRHLQLIAIGGAIGTGLFMGSGKTIALAGPSILFIYMIIGAMFFFLMRALGEILLSNLHYKSFIDMAHDLIGPGAGYYIGWSYWLGWVLVGIADLAAIINYLNFWLPPDMVFTPLGQALISAGCVLLVLGINLLTVKLFGEIEFWFALIKILAILGLIAIGGYMIFSNFQTPGGSVASLSNVWVHDGMFPKGAMGFLAGFQIAMFAFVGVELLGTMAAETKDPEKNLPKAVNAIPTRIILFYVLSLLVIMSVTPWVEIPADQSPFVTLFLHAGIPVSAIIMNLVVLSSVMSSMNSGVFSTSRMLFGLARGGQAPQGLAELSKRAVPAKGLLFSCGFIMAGAVFQYFVPNTMEAFTLASALCVILFISIWSLIMVCYIRYRKQQPEKHEASSFKMPGGIWMSYIVLIFLFFALVILSLEPDTMKALMISPLWLMILFATYHLLYKPRARKRQQLLSGE
- the hemJ gene encoding protoporphyrinogen oxidase HemJ; its protein translation is MDAPSDAFLWVKALHIIAVVCWFAALFYLPRLYVYHAMSEDAISHQRFQIMERKLYRGIMWPAMIATLITAHFLVDWGDATRHYHEALWFYLKVGLVGLLVIYHLVCGYYRKQLMKNAHYKSHKFWRFFNEMPTFILFAVVILVVVKPVF
- a CDS encoding beta-ketoacyl synthase N-terminal-like domain-containing protein, translating into MKRVVITGMGINSCIGNTLEDVNHSLQNGISGTRFNPTYAELNFKSHVSAAAEQDFDGIDRKLKRFMGVCAMYAYNTAIAAVEHAGLKQEDLANNPRYGIAGGSGGNSTASVVEMVKLLEEKGARKVGPFFVPRNMSNTITANVGVALKLQGVAHSITSACATSADAIGYAYNLIQLGKQDLMLAGGGEEDHWSQSLLFDAMGALCSKYNDTPETASRPYSADRDGFVIAGGGGFVVLESLEHAQARGANILAEVVAYAANSDGADMVAPSGEGATRCILMALEEAKQHGVDKIDYVNTHGTSTPAGDVTELKAMERAFGEGQVPPLSSTKSMTGHSLGAAGVQEAIYSVLMMQNDFIAPNINVTELDEGAKPFDIVLEKRDAKLNTVMSNSFGFGGVNACLVLKKWEG
- a CDS encoding EcsC family protein; the protein is MGNANNKSSNGLISNAFGVAKKFSSTGLDLLHHVAPDSVTKVGKVLNNNSIIEGSAKVKSPFTAKKYENPKQMLREHLPNVSRQLLGRRFNTVNNVAHFVSPQLTEKVSDYFFDHLNHFSNQMSSVDAILDEAGARELEELTQDIDRSKRLSQAFGEQNKWIATLQGAVTGTTGVVGTAIDIPASLLLALRTIYQVGRSYGFDLNKEDDQEIVQHIFKQIDLSLIAEKQTLLLGLKAISNTLKTHDLSQLQNMLGSDNDIEALKKWLSKEDGSMKWDWMNHISKFSILEQLTRLTPLASAGIGAVYSHRFVDDVNQKAQDVFSHARQYLLQHQDTSLSPYSAYEKAMSLLEQAAPKLLEKNDAEEVAPAPDKPVLDKEITLEGNDHITQVKLVKKQQQDLSPEDAEVKEDEKVREGLDKLTDQLVEPVADKHMQQPAIPKDAFDADAALDEELGLPSENTESIETVTTAENIDAAEQKDQAVEAKQPQATEKAEDVTKNSAKKSKNKQ
- the rpsL gene encoding 30S ribosomal protein S12, giving the protein MATTNQLIRKGRTTLVEKSKVPALKACPQRRGVCTRVYTTTPKKPNSAMRKVCRVRLTSGFEVSSYIGGEGHNLQEHSVVLIRGGRVKDLPGVRYHTVRGSLDCAGVKDRNQSRSKYGTKRPKK
- the rpsG gene encoding 30S ribosomal protein S7, which produces MPRRRVVAAREILPDPKFSSQTIAKFMNHVMQDGKKSIAESIVYGALERVQEKSKVDPVEFFEATLEKVRPMVEVKARRVGGATYQVPMEVRPSRRTALAMRWLVDAAAKRSEKTMALRLAGELLDASEGKGAAVKKREDVHRMAEANKAFSHYRF